A genomic window from Sphingobacterium spiritivorum includes:
- a CDS encoding porin family protein: protein MKKILLSLGAAFLLAAGAQAQVSYGIKAGLNLPKIAFSDNNGSTSTSTNFYLTGYADLPVAPSFSIQPGLSLQGKGGKWGEVNNTDVTTNLMYLEVPVNAVYYIPAGAGNVFIGAGPYAAYGISGKTKAGDIKEDVKWGDNGYKRFDAGINTMLGYKLSNGFLINGGYSFGLTDMSGSGNGSAKNRVLSFGVGFQF, encoded by the coding sequence ATGAAAAAGATTTTACTTTCATTAGGAGCAGCATTTCTTTTAGCTGCAGGAGCTCAGGCTCAGGTAAGTTATGGTATTAAAGCAGGTCTGAACTTGCCGAAAATAGCGTTTTCAGATAATAATGGATCAACAAGTACTTCCACTAATTTCTATCTGACTGGATACGCAGATCTTCCTGTAGCACCTAGTTTCTCTATTCAGCCGGGATTATCATTACAAGGTAAAGGTGGTAAATGGGGTGAAGTGAATAATACGGATGTAACGACTAACTTAATGTATCTGGAAGTGCCGGTTAATGCGGTTTACTATATTCCCGCAGGAGCAGGTAATGTATTTATTGGAGCTGGACCGTATGCCGCTTATGGTATTTCAGGTAAAACTAAAGCAGGAGATATTAAAGAAGATGTTAAATGGGGAGATAATGGATATAAACGCTTTGATGCAGGTATCAATACAATGCTTGGTTACAAATTATCAAACGGATTTTTAATAAATGGAGGATATAGCTTTGGTCTGACTGATATGTCAGGATCCGGTAATGGATCTGCTAAAAACCGTGTACTATCATTTGGAGTTGGTTTCCAATTCTAA
- a CDS encoding outer membrane beta-barrel protein, with product MKKLLLTITAIAGFSFMTQAQEFGYKKTDFIAEGFYQSSNKNDKTADSKKSNLLFNPKFGYFVTDKIAVGAGLGFSNKKEVTQLSLGKAEAKINVFSAAVFGRYYFLEIGTRFKTYAELAGSYASISTEKTINSNPTKEPKANRFAVDAGIGANYFLTQHIAVGFVFSNVASFSSTKQDTDGAKAYTEFNTNVNVFDNFFNTAQFGLTYKF from the coding sequence ATGAAAAAACTATTACTTACGATTACTGCAATCGCAGGTTTTTCTTTTATGACTCAGGCACAGGAATTCGGATACAAAAAGACCGATTTTATTGCGGAAGGATTTTATCAATCTTCTAATAAGAATGATAAAACCGCAGACAGTAAAAAGTCTAATCTTCTGTTCAATCCAAAATTCGGATACTTTGTAACCGATAAAATCGCAGTAGGAGCAGGGTTAGGTTTCAGTAACAAGAAAGAGGTTACGCAATTGTCACTAGGCAAAGCTGAAGCAAAAATTAATGTTTTCAGTGCTGCTGTATTCGGACGGTATTACTTTCTGGAAATTGGGACACGTTTCAAAACATACGCTGAATTAGCGGGTAGTTATGCCAGTATCAGTACGGAAAAAACAATTAACTCTAATCCGACTAAAGAGCCTAAGGCGAATCGTTTTGCTGTTGATGCCGGAATTGGTGCTAACTACTTTCTGACACAGCATATTGCCGTTGGTTTTGTGTTTTCAAATGTGGCTTCTTTTTCTTCCACCAAACAAGATACAGACGGAGCAAAAGCGTATACAGAGTTTAATACCAATGTAAATGTATTTGATAATTTTTTCAATACAGCCCAATTTGGGTTGACGTATAAATTCTAA
- a CDS encoding AI-2E family transporter has product MQKFISLPFYIKLACILISIVILGYLARIGDTIIVPLILGILFAMLLTPLSTLLEKKLRFPRTLAGIVCIVLFFGGLATGLYLLASQLSMLQEDWPAFKHQILDGVEVVQDWVNHQFGIQYNEQMNLLNKTASKSVDSGTLILGTALMSLSSIAIFLVFTFLYTFFILIYRGHIVRFLLYLNAKEDHPVVLEIVAEVQYVVKRYLIGLLLQMLIVTTLVYIALAIIGVKYSLLLAIITGVFNVLPYIGIFSSMFIVALITFATSTFSHVLFVFVAMSIIHMIDSNVIVPKVVGSKVKINSLFAMMAIVCGELIWGISGMFLAIPLLAIVKIVMDRVDELKPWGFLLGEEKVEK; this is encoded by the coding sequence ATGCAAAAATTTATATCCCTGCCTTTTTATATAAAATTGGCTTGTATCCTTATTAGTATTGTTATCCTGGGGTATCTGGCCAGGATAGGAGATACTATTATTGTACCGCTTATACTGGGGATATTGTTTGCTATGCTGTTGACTCCGTTGAGTACACTGTTAGAAAAGAAATTACGTTTTCCGCGTACGCTGGCCGGTATTGTATGTATTGTTTTGTTTTTTGGAGGATTAGCAACCGGACTATATCTGCTGGCGTCTCAGCTTTCTATGTTGCAGGAAGACTGGCCCGCATTCAAGCATCAGATACTGGATGGGGTAGAGGTCGTGCAGGACTGGGTAAATCATCAGTTCGGAATTCAGTATAATGAACAAATGAATCTTCTGAATAAGACAGCATCTAAATCGGTAGATTCAGGTACGTTAATCCTGGGTACAGCACTGATGTCGTTGTCATCTATTGCCATTTTTCTGGTTTTTACATTTTTATATACCTTTTTTATTCTTATCTACAGAGGGCATATTGTACGGTTCCTGCTGTATCTCAATGCCAAGGAAGATCATCCTGTCGTGTTAGAAATCGTTGCTGAAGTGCAATACGTAGTCAAAAGATACCTGATAGGGCTATTGCTGCAAATGCTGATTGTGACGACCCTGGTGTATATTGCTTTGGCCATTATTGGTGTCAAATACAGTCTGTTGCTGGCTATTATTACCGGTGTATTTAATGTGCTGCCGTACATAGGCATTTTCTCTTCTATGTTTATTGTAGCGCTGATTACCTTCGCCACATCTACCTTCTCTCATGTCTTATTTGTGTTTGTTGCGATGAGCATTATCCATATGATAGATAGCAATGTCATTGTACCGAAAGTCGTGGGATCCAAAGTAAAGATAAATTCACTTTTCGCGATGATGGCTATTGTATGCGGGGAGCTGATCTGGGGTATTTCGGGTATGTTTTTAGCTATTCCTCTGCTTGCAATTGTAAAAATTGTTATGGATAGAGTAGATGAACTAAAGCCATGGGGATTTTTATTAGGCGAAGAAAAAGTTGAGAAATAA
- a CDS encoding OmpW family outer membrane protein, producing MLKKILLLVAVIVGITFTATAQEFSFKKNDIIIEGGLIYSVKDNKDNVAKDYFVSFIPVIGYFVSDKIVVGLSGGITNSKLTLTVGPENDLKELVSSNKQFIFSTFGRYYFLELGSRFKTYAGLNLNYFNAKPKSIIDNNVVNIPKIEGYGASASLGMNYFLTKRFAVNFNLGEIVGFRSVKSGEESATLYQELSSNINVFGNFFEQSTFPYKF from the coding sequence TTGCTTAAGAAAATACTACTTTTAGTTGCTGTAATAGTAGGGATTACTTTTACAGCTACTGCTCAGGAATTCAGTTTTAAAAAGAATGATATTATTATCGAAGGAGGTTTAATTTATAGTGTAAAAGATAATAAAGACAATGTTGCCAAAGATTATTTTGTAAGTTTTATACCTGTTATAGGTTATTTTGTCTCTGACAAAATAGTTGTTGGATTGAGTGGAGGTATAACTAATTCCAAATTAACACTAACGGTGGGACCGGAAAATGATCTCAAAGAGCTCGTATCCAGTAATAAACAGTTTATTTTTTCTACTTTCGGCCGTTATTATTTTCTGGAGCTGGGTTCGAGATTTAAAACATATGCAGGGCTAAACCTGAATTATTTTAATGCAAAGCCGAAATCTATCATAGATAATAATGTTGTCAATATTCCAAAAATTGAAGGATATGGGGCAAGCGCCAGTTTAGGAATGAATTATTTTCTGACGAAGCGATTTGCTGTTAATTTTAATCTTGGTGAAATTGTTGGCTTTAGAAGTGTTAAATCTGGAGAGGAAAGCGCTACCCTCTATCAAGAGCTTTCCAGTAATATAAATGTATTTGGAAACTTTTTTGAACAGTCTACATTTCCCTATAAGTTCTAA
- the rpsJ gene encoding 30S ribosomal protein S10 has protein sequence MSQRIRIKLKSYDYNLVDKSAEKIVKTVKPTGAVVSGPIPLPTEKKIYTVLRSPHVNKKAREQFQLCAYKRLLDIYSSNSKTVDALMKLELPSGVEVEIKV, from the coding sequence ATGAGCCAAAGAATCAGAATCAAATTGAAATCTTACGATTACAATTTAGTTGACAAATCAGCTGAGAAAATCGTAAAAACTGTAAAACCTACAGGTGCAGTTGTTAGTGGACCTATTCCATTGCCTACTGAGAAAAAAATCTATACGGTATTACGTTCACCACACGTTAACAAAAAAGCACGTGAGCAATTCCAATTGTGTGCTTACAAAAGATTGTTAGATATCTATTCATCTAACTCTAAAACTGTTGACGCGTTGATGAAACTTGAATTACCTTCAGGTGTTGAAGTAGAAATCAAAGTGTGA
- a CDS encoding outer membrane beta-barrel protein has product MKKILLTIAAVAGLTFASQAQEFGFKKTDFIVEGYFQSSNKNDKSKDEKVSNFNFNPKFGYFVTDKIAVGLELGVGNSKTTKTTNDVESYTKNNAFGIGAFGRYYFLEVGSRFKTYAELGAGYSQIGGESNNGTTTTKFDKTKGFGINAGVGANYFLTNSIAVSFAFADVVSFNSSKVDVDGAKSTTNFNTNINVFDNFFNTAKFGLTYKF; this is encoded by the coding sequence ATGAAGAAAATTTTACTTACAATCGCTGCAGTTGCAGGCTTAACATTCGCTTCTCAGGCACAGGAATTTGGTTTCAAAAAAACTGATTTCATCGTTGAAGGTTACTTCCAGTCATCTAACAAAAATGACAAATCAAAAGATGAGAAAGTTTCTAACTTCAATTTCAACCCAAAATTCGGTTACTTCGTAACAGATAAAATCGCTGTAGGTCTTGAGTTAGGCGTTGGTAACTCTAAAACTACAAAAACTACAAACGATGTAGAAAGCTACACTAAGAACAATGCTTTTGGTATTGGTGCTTTTGGTCGTTACTACTTTCTGGAAGTAGGTTCACGTTTCAAAACTTACGCTGAATTAGGTGCTGGTTACAGCCAGATCGGTGGTGAATCAAACAACGGTACAACTACAACTAAATTCGACAAAACTAAAGGTTTCGGAATCAATGCAGGTGTAGGTGCTAACTACTTCCTGACAAACAGTATCGCTGTTAGTTTTGCTTTTGCTGACGTAGTATCATTCAACTCATCTAAAGTAGATGTGGATGGTGCTAAATCTACTACTAACTTCAATACAAATATCAACGTGTTTGATAACTTCTTCAACACAGCTAAATTTGGTTTGACTTACAAATTCTAA